One genomic window of Pseudomonas aeruginosa includes the following:
- the fahA gene encoding fumarylacetoacetase, translating to MNQPTPTRSWVASANGHADFPLQNLPLGIFSRAGLSPRCGVAIGDSILDLDAALAAGLFEGAAGEAAEATRGGALNAFFALGKPARVVLRQRLLELLGEGAAERPELLHPAAECQMHLPARIGDYTDFYVGIRHAENVGKLFRPDNPLLPNYKHVPIGYHGRASTVRVSGSEVRRPNGQTLPAGASEPVFGPCARLDYELELGIWIGQGNALGEAIPVSRAAEHIAGFCLLNDWSARDIQAWEYQPLGPFLSKSFITSVSPWVVTAEALEPFRRAQPARPEGDPRPLPYLYDDNDQAHGAFDIELEVLLLTEGLREKGLPPQRLTLSNSLSMYWTVAQMVAHHSVNGCQLQPGDLFGSGTLSGAEPGQFGSLLEITAGGKQPVQLASGETRRFLEDGDEVILRARCKREGHVSIGFGECRGKVLAALPGARG from the coding sequence ATGAACCAGCCAACCCCCACTCGTAGCTGGGTCGCCTCCGCCAATGGGCATGCCGACTTTCCCCTGCAAAACCTGCCGCTGGGCATCTTCAGCCGTGCCGGCCTGAGCCCGCGTTGCGGCGTGGCCATCGGCGACTCGATCCTCGACCTGGACGCGGCGCTGGCCGCCGGGCTGTTCGAGGGTGCCGCCGGCGAAGCCGCCGAAGCCACCCGCGGCGGCGCGCTGAACGCCTTCTTCGCCCTCGGCAAGCCGGCCCGCGTGGTGCTGCGCCAGCGCCTGCTGGAGCTGCTCGGCGAAGGCGCCGCGGAGCGCCCGGAACTGCTCCATCCGGCCGCCGAGTGCCAAATGCACCTACCGGCCAGGATCGGCGACTACACCGACTTCTACGTCGGCATCCGCCATGCCGAGAACGTCGGCAAGCTGTTCCGCCCGGACAACCCACTGCTGCCCAACTACAAGCACGTGCCCATCGGCTACCACGGCCGCGCCTCGACCGTGCGCGTCTCCGGCAGCGAAGTGCGCCGGCCCAACGGCCAGACCCTGCCGGCCGGCGCCAGCGAGCCGGTGTTCGGCCCCTGCGCGCGCCTGGACTACGAACTGGAGCTGGGCATCTGGATCGGCCAGGGCAACGCCCTCGGCGAAGCCATCCCGGTTTCCCGCGCCGCCGAGCACATCGCCGGCTTCTGCCTGCTCAACGACTGGTCGGCGCGCGACATCCAGGCCTGGGAATACCAACCGCTCGGCCCGTTCCTGTCGAAGAGCTTCATCACCAGCGTCTCGCCCTGGGTGGTCACCGCCGAAGCCCTGGAGCCGTTCCGCCGTGCCCAGCCAGCGCGCCCCGAAGGCGACCCGCGGCCGCTGCCGTATCTCTACGACGACAACGACCAGGCCCACGGCGCCTTCGACATCGAGCTGGAGGTCCTGCTGCTCACCGAGGGCCTGCGCGAGAAAGGCCTGCCGCCGCAGCGCCTGACCCTGAGCAACAGCCTGAGCATGTACTGGACGGTGGCGCAGATGGTCGCCCACCACAGCGTCAATGGCTGCCAGTTGCAGCCCGGCGACCTGTTCGGCTCCGGCACCCTGTCCGGCGCCGAGCCCGGCCAGTTCGGCTCGCTGCTGGAGATCACCGCTGGCGGCAAGCAGCCGGTGCAACTGGCCTCCGGCGAGACCCGGCGCTTCCTCGAGGACGGCGACGAGGTCATCCTCCGCGCCCGCTGCAAGCGCGAGGGACATGTCTCGATCGGTTTCGGCGAATGTCGCGGCAAGGTGCTCGCGGCCCTTCCGGGGGCGCGCGGATGA
- a CDS encoding IclR family transcriptional regulator has product MEKNSSPAETSGKQKVRSAEVGTDILKALAELSPATSLSRLAEHVGMPASKVHRYLQALIASGFAVQDASTNHYSLGREALRVGLAALDSMDVLKSAAAPLAELRDVLNETCFLAVWGNRGATVVQVEQAVRAVTVVTQVGSVLPLLGSSTGLVFAAFLPEREVAELREEELAGRADHPLADPAAYAVLLEGIRARGLHAIHGLLMPGVEALSAPVFDARGRVAAVLTVVGPASIFQAEEQGPAAERLLATTRAISWRMGYDGTQGG; this is encoded by the coding sequence ATGGAAAAGAACAGCAGTCCCGCCGAAACCTCCGGCAAGCAGAAGGTCCGCTCCGCCGAAGTCGGTACCGATATCCTCAAGGCCCTCGCCGAACTCTCCCCGGCGACCTCGCTGTCGCGCCTGGCGGAGCATGTGGGGATGCCGGCGAGCAAGGTCCATCGCTACCTGCAGGCATTGATCGCCAGCGGCTTCGCGGTCCAGGACGCCTCCACCAATCATTACTCGCTGGGGCGCGAGGCCCTGCGCGTGGGCCTGGCGGCGCTGGACAGCATGGACGTGCTGAAGAGCGCCGCCGCGCCGCTGGCCGAGCTGCGCGACGTGCTCAACGAGACCTGCTTCCTCGCCGTCTGGGGCAACCGTGGCGCCACCGTGGTACAGGTGGAACAGGCGGTGCGCGCGGTGACGGTGGTCACCCAGGTCGGCTCGGTGCTGCCGCTGCTCGGTTCGTCCACCGGCCTGGTGTTCGCCGCGTTCCTGCCGGAACGCGAGGTGGCCGAGCTGCGCGAGGAAGAGTTGGCCGGGCGCGCCGACCATCCGCTGGCCGACCCGGCGGCCTACGCGGTGCTCCTGGAGGGCATCCGCGCGCGCGGCCTGCATGCGATCCATGGGCTGCTGATGCCTGGGGTGGAGGCGCTCTCGGCACCGGTGTTCGACGCCCGCGGGCGGGTGGCGGCGGTGCTCACGGTGGTCGGCCCGGCGAGCATCTTCCAGGCCGAGGAGCAGGGGCCGGCGGCGGAACGGCTGCTTGCGACGACTCGGGCTATCAGTTGGCGGATGGGGTATGACGGCACCCAGGGTGGATGA
- a CDS encoding MFS transporter, with protein MHNQIASFRAALDARPVSRYQWLLLLLLALLLVTDGYDAQVLGYVVPTLAQEWGLDKAAFGPVFSANLFGLTVGSLLVTPLADRFGIRRVLLCCVLIYASLTVLMVFAGSLESLMLARFVCGIGMGGAMPSAMALMAEYSPPRLRTLMVTLAACGFSFGGAAGGFVAAAFMDGFGWQAVFLAGGVTPLLLFPFLLLFLPESLPRLLRDAPPYARLRQLSERMAPGWQPPPAQADAEPAASLTVLELFRHGYARPTLLLWATFFVSLILLYFMVSWLPSLLQESGLTRNAANLATSMFLFAGTLGAMLLAWLADRLRSKVRLLAAILAGAALFTLLLGLNHDQPRWLLAFVFAAGFCIIGGQLTLNAFASNFYPAQVRATGTGWALGVGRFGSILGPLFGSLLLGMHISVENIFMLAAIPAGLAALLILQVRSPAAQAQRESAAALAVEES; from the coding sequence ATGCACAACCAGATCGCCAGCTTTCGCGCGGCGCTCGACGCGCGCCCCGTGTCCCGCTACCAGTGGCTGTTGCTGCTGCTCCTCGCCCTGTTGCTGGTCACCGATGGCTACGATGCCCAGGTGCTCGGCTACGTGGTGCCGACCCTGGCCCAGGAATGGGGCCTGGACAAGGCCGCGTTCGGCCCGGTGTTCAGCGCCAACCTGTTCGGCCTGACCGTCGGTTCGCTGCTGGTGACGCCGCTGGCGGACCGCTTCGGCATCCGCCGGGTGCTGCTCTGCTGCGTGCTGATCTACGCCAGCCTGACCGTCCTGATGGTCTTCGCCGGTTCCCTGGAAAGCCTGATGCTGGCGCGCTTCGTCTGCGGCATCGGAATGGGCGGGGCGATGCCCAGCGCCATGGCGCTGATGGCCGAGTATTCGCCACCGCGCCTGCGTACCCTGATGGTCACCCTGGCGGCCTGCGGTTTCTCCTTCGGCGGCGCCGCCGGCGGTTTCGTCGCCGCCGCCTTCATGGACGGCTTCGGCTGGCAGGCGGTGTTCCTCGCCGGCGGCGTCACCCCGTTGCTGCTGTTCCCCTTCCTCCTCCTGTTCCTGCCGGAGTCGCTGCCGCGCCTGCTCCGCGACGCACCGCCCTATGCCCGCCTACGCCAGCTCAGCGAGCGCATGGCGCCGGGCTGGCAGCCGCCGCCGGCACAAGCCGACGCCGAGCCGGCGGCGAGCCTGACCGTGCTGGAGCTGTTCCGCCACGGTTACGCGCGGCCGACCCTGCTGCTCTGGGCGACCTTCTTCGTCAGCCTGATCCTGCTCTACTTCATGGTCAGCTGGCTGCCCTCGCTGCTCCAGGAAAGCGGCCTGACACGCAATGCGGCGAACCTGGCGACCTCGATGTTCCTCTTCGCCGGCACCCTCGGCGCGATGCTCCTGGCCTGGCTCGCCGACCGCCTGCGCAGCAAGGTCCGCCTGCTGGCGGCGATTCTCGCCGGCGCCGCGCTGTTCACCCTGCTCCTCGGCCTCAACCACGACCAGCCGCGCTGGCTGCTGGCGTTCGTCTTCGCCGCCGGCTTCTGCATCATCGGCGGGCAGTTGACCCTGAACGCCTTCGCCAGCAACTTCTACCCGGCCCAGGTACGCGCCACCGGCACCGGCTGGGCGCTGGGCGTGGGCCGCTTCGGTTCGATCCTCGGCCCACTGTTCGGCAGCCTGCTGCTGGGCATGCACATATCCGTGGAGAACATCTTCATGCTTGCGGCGATTCCCGCCGGGCTCGCCGCGCTACTGATCCTCCAGGTCCGCTCGCCCGCCGCCCAGGCGCAGCGGGAAAGCGCCGCCGCGCTGGCCGTCGAGGAATCCTGA
- the hmgA gene encoding homogentisate 1,2-dioxygenase gives MNLDSTALAYQSGFGNEFSSEALPGALPVGQNSPQKAPYGLYAELLSGTAFTMARSEARRTWLYRITPSAKHPPFRRLERQIAGAELDAPTPNRLRWDPLALPEQPTDFLDGLLRMAANAPGDKPAGVSIYQYLANRSMERCFYDADGELLLVPQLGRLRLCTELGALQVEPLEIAVIPRGMKFRVELLDGEARGYIAENHGAPLRLPDLGPIGSNGLANPRDFLTPVARYEDSRQPLQLVQKYLGELWACELDHSPLDVVAWHGNNVPYKYDLRRFNTIGTVSFDHPDPSIFTVLTSPTSVPGLANIDFVIFPPRWMVAENTFRPPWFHRNLMNEFMGLIQGAYDAKAGGFVPGGASLHSCMSAHGPDAESCDKAIAADLKPHRIDQTMAFMFETSQVLRPSRAALETPALQNDYDACWASLVSTFNPQRR, from the coding sequence ATGAACCTCGACTCCACTGCCCTCGCCTATCAATCGGGCTTCGGCAACGAATTCAGCAGCGAAGCGCTCCCCGGCGCCCTGCCGGTCGGCCAGAACTCCCCGCAGAAAGCGCCCTACGGCCTGTACGCCGAACTGCTCTCCGGCACCGCCTTCACCATGGCTCGCAGCGAGGCCCGGCGCACCTGGCTGTACCGCATCACGCCGTCGGCCAAGCATCCGCCGTTCCGCCGCCTGGAACGACAGATCGCCGGTGCCGAACTGGATGCGCCGACTCCCAACCGCCTGCGCTGGGACCCGCTGGCACTGCCCGAGCAGCCCACCGACTTCCTCGACGGCCTGCTGCGCATGGCCGCCAACGCGCCCGGCGACAAGCCCGCCGGCGTGAGCATCTACCAGTACCTGGCCAACCGCTCGATGGAGCGTTGCTTCTACGACGCCGATGGCGAACTGCTGCTGGTCCCGCAATTGGGCCGTCTGCGCCTGTGCACCGAACTCGGCGCGCTGCAAGTCGAACCGCTGGAGATCGCGGTGATCCCGCGCGGGATGAAGTTCCGCGTCGAGCTGCTCGACGGCGAGGCACGCGGCTATATCGCCGAGAACCACGGCGCGCCGCTGCGCCTGCCCGACCTCGGCCCGATCGGCAGCAATGGCCTGGCCAATCCGCGCGACTTCCTGACCCCGGTGGCGCGCTACGAGGACAGCCGCCAGCCGCTGCAACTGGTGCAGAAATACCTCGGCGAGCTGTGGGCCTGCGAGCTTGACCACTCGCCGCTGGACGTGGTCGCCTGGCACGGCAACAACGTGCCCTACAAGTACGACCTGCGCCGCTTCAACACCATCGGCACGGTCAGCTTCGACCACCCGGACCCGTCGATCTTCACCGTGCTGACCTCCCCCACCAGCGTCCCCGGCCTGGCCAACATCGACTTCGTGATCTTCCCGCCGCGCTGGATGGTGGCCGAGAACACCTTCCGTCCGCCATGGTTCCACCGCAACCTGATGAACGAATTCATGGGCCTGATCCAGGGCGCCTATGACGCCAAGGCCGGCGGCTTCGTGCCCGGCGGCGCCTCGCTGCACAGTTGCATGAGCGCCCACGGCCCGGACGCGGAAAGCTGCGACAAGGCCATCGCCGCCGACCTCAAGCCGCACAGGATCGACCAGACCATGGCCTTCATGTTCGAGACCAGCCAGGTCCTCCGGCCGAGCCGTGCCGCCCTCGAGACGCCGGCCCTGCAGAATGACTACGATGCCTGCTGGGCGTCGCTCGTATCCACCTTCAACCCGCAACGGAGATAA
- the liuB gene encoding methylcrotonyl-CoA carboxylase subunit beta translates to MAILHTQINPRSAEFAANAATMLEQVNALRTLLGRIHEGGGSAAQARHSARGKLLVRERINRLLDPGSPFLELSALAAHEVYGEEVAAAGIVAGIGRVEGVECMIVGNDATVKGGTYYPLTVKKHLRAQAIALENRLPCIYLVDSGGANLPRQDEVFPDREHFGRIFFNQANMSARGIPQIAVVMGSCTAGGAYVPAMSDETVMVREQATIFLAGPPLVKAATGEVVSAEELGGADVHCKVSGVADHYAEDDDHALAIARRCVANLNWRKQGQLQCRAPRAPLYPAEELYGVIPADSKQPYDVREVIARLVDGSEFDEFKALFGTTLVCGFAHLHGYPIAILANNGILFAEAAQKGAHFIELACQRGIPLLFLQNITGFMVGQKYEAGGIAKHGAKLVTAVACARVPKFTVLIGGSFGAGNYGMCGRAYDPRFLWMWPNARIGVMGGEQAAGVLAQVKREQAERAGQQLGVEEEAKIKAPILEQYEHQGHPYYSSARLWDDGVIDPAQTREVLALALSAALNAPIEPTAFGVFRM, encoded by the coding sequence ATGGCCATCCTGCACACCCAGATCAATCCACGCTCCGCCGAGTTCGCGGCCAACGCCGCGACCATGCTGGAACAGGTCAACGCCCTGCGCACCCTCCTCGGCCGCATCCACGAAGGCGGAGGTAGCGCCGCCCAGGCCCGGCACAGCGCGCGCGGCAAGCTGCTGGTGCGCGAACGCATCAACCGCCTGCTCGACCCCGGCTCGCCGTTCCTCGAGCTTTCCGCCCTCGCCGCCCACGAAGTCTACGGCGAAGAGGTCGCCGCCGCCGGCATCGTCGCCGGGATCGGCCGGGTCGAAGGGGTGGAATGCATGATCGTCGGCAACGATGCCACGGTGAAGGGCGGCACCTACTATCCGCTGACCGTGAAGAAGCACCTGCGGGCCCAGGCCATCGCCCTGGAGAACCGCCTGCCATGCATCTACCTGGTGGACTCTGGCGGCGCCAACCTGCCGCGCCAGGACGAGGTGTTCCCCGACCGCGAGCACTTCGGCCGGATCTTCTTCAACCAGGCCAACATGAGTGCCCGCGGCATCCCGCAGATCGCCGTGGTCATGGGCTCCTGCACCGCCGGCGGGGCCTACGTGCCGGCGATGTCCGACGAAACCGTGATGGTGCGCGAACAGGCCACCATCTTCCTCGCCGGGCCGCCGCTGGTGAAGGCCGCTACCGGCGAGGTGGTCAGCGCCGAGGAACTTGGCGGCGCCGACGTGCACTGCAAGGTCTCAGGGGTCGCCGACCACTATGCCGAGGACGATGACCATGCCCTGGCCATCGCCCGCCGCTGCGTCGCCAACCTCAACTGGCGCAAGCAGGGCCAGCTGCAATGCCGTGCACCGCGCGCGCCGCTGTACCCCGCCGAGGAGCTGTACGGGGTGATTCCCGCCGACAGCAAGCAGCCCTACGACGTGCGCGAAGTGATCGCACGGCTGGTGGACGGCTCCGAGTTCGACGAATTCAAGGCGCTGTTCGGCACCACCCTGGTCTGCGGCTTCGCCCACCTGCACGGCTATCCGATCGCCATCCTGGCCAACAACGGGATCCTCTTCGCCGAGGCCGCGCAGAAAGGCGCGCACTTCATCGAGTTGGCCTGCCAGCGTGGCATCCCGCTGCTGTTCCTGCAGAACATCACCGGTTTCATGGTCGGCCAGAAGTACGAGGCTGGCGGCATCGCCAAGCACGGCGCCAAGCTGGTGACCGCGGTGGCCTGCGCGCGGGTGCCGAAGTTCACCGTGCTGATCGGCGGCAGCTTCGGCGCCGGCAACTACGGCATGTGCGGACGCGCCTACGACCCGCGCTTCCTGTGGATGTGGCCGAACGCGAGGATCGGCGTGATGGGCGGCGAACAGGCCGCCGGGGTGCTCGCCCAGGTCAAGCGCGAGCAGGCCGAGCGCGCCGGCCAGCAGCTCGGCGTCGAAGAGGAGGCGAAGATCAAGGCACCGATCCTCGAGCAGTACGAGCACCAGGGCCATCCCTACTACTCCAGCGCGCGACTGTGGGACGACGGCGTGATCGATCCGGCGCAGACCCGCGAGGTGCTCGCCCTGGCGCTTTCCGCCGCCCTCAACGCCCCCATCGAGCCGACCGCCTTCGGCGTGTTCCGCATGTGA
- the hbcR gene encoding sigma-54-dependent transcriptional regulator HbcR, protein MNDADSLQDYQRVRQQAIRSLFEIVEGSSEGTVIVDREARIVWINQRYAQRFGLADPAQAIGRPCESVIPGSLLREVVGSGKPILLDMMDSAKDPLVVMRLPIHDDAGEVIGAIGFALLDELRSLSPLVTRYLSMQRELASTRSQLQARQAKYSFSHFVGTSPASLEVKRRARRGAASEAPVLLLGETGTGKELLAHAIHSASPRAHKAFVSVNAAAIPESLLEAEFFGTAPGAFTGAERKGRPGKLQVAQGGTLFLDEIGDMPLALQGKLLRVLQEKEFEAVGSNEVIRSDIRLVAATSIDLQQAMREGRFRADLYYRLNVLPIEIPPLRQRLDDLPALCESILDSLDHGRLHELGGDALALLARHAWPGNVRELRNVLERALLLADQPLLDAAALGAALGPLQPLPELPRAADDRPVGDFQQAREAFERDLIGRALAQSAGNVVEAAKRLGLGRSTLYKKIMALGMRLDNGTHL, encoded by the coding sequence ATGAACGACGCCGACAGCCTCCAGGATTACCAACGCGTACGCCAGCAGGCGATCCGTTCGCTGTTCGAGATCGTCGAAGGCTCCAGCGAAGGCACGGTGATCGTCGACCGCGAGGCCCGCATCGTCTGGATCAACCAGCGCTACGCCCAGCGTTTCGGCCTCGCCGACCCGGCGCAGGCTATCGGCCGGCCCTGCGAAAGCGTGATCCCCGGTAGCCTGCTGCGCGAGGTGGTAGGCAGCGGCAAGCCGATCCTGCTGGACATGATGGATAGCGCGAAGGACCCGCTGGTGGTGATGCGCCTGCCGATCCACGACGACGCCGGCGAAGTGATCGGCGCCATCGGCTTCGCCCTGCTCGACGAACTGCGTTCGCTGTCGCCGCTGGTGACCCGCTACCTGAGCATGCAGCGCGAACTGGCCTCGACCCGCTCGCAATTGCAGGCGCGCCAGGCCAAGTACAGCTTCAGCCACTTCGTCGGTACCAGTCCGGCCAGCCTGGAAGTCAAGCGCCGCGCCCGTCGTGGCGCGGCCAGCGAAGCGCCGGTGCTGTTGCTCGGCGAGACCGGCACCGGCAAGGAACTGCTCGCCCACGCCATCCACAGCGCTTCGCCGCGGGCGCACAAGGCCTTCGTCAGCGTGAACGCCGCGGCGATCCCGGAAAGCCTGCTGGAGGCCGAATTCTTCGGTACCGCCCCGGGGGCCTTCACCGGTGCCGAGCGCAAGGGCCGGCCAGGCAAGTTGCAGGTGGCCCAGGGCGGCACGTTGTTCCTCGACGAGATCGGCGACATGCCGCTGGCCTTGCAAGGCAAGCTGTTGCGCGTGCTACAGGAGAAAGAGTTCGAAGCGGTGGGTTCCAACGAAGTGATCCGCAGCGACATCCGCCTGGTCGCCGCCACTTCCATCGACCTGCAGCAGGCGATGCGCGAAGGCCGTTTCCGCGCTGACCTCTACTACCGACTGAACGTCCTGCCGATCGAGATCCCGCCGTTGCGCCAGCGCCTGGACGACCTCCCGGCGCTCTGCGAGTCGATCCTCGACAGCCTCGACCACGGCCGTCTCCACGAACTCGGCGGCGACGCCCTGGCGCTGCTCGCCCGGCATGCCTGGCCGGGCAACGTCCGCGAACTGCGCAACGTGCTGGAACGCGCGCTGCTGCTGGCCGACCAACCGTTGCTGGACGCCGCCGCCCTCGGCGCGGCGCTGGGCCCCCTGCAACCGCTGCCGGAGCTGCCTCGAGCGGCGGACGACAGGCCGGTCGGGGATTTCCAACAGGCCCGCGAAGCCTTCGAGCGCGACCTGATCGGACGGGCCCTGGCGCAGAGTGCCGGCAATGTGGTGGAAGCGGCGAAACGCCTGGGCCTGGGTCGCTCGACCCTGTACAAGAAGATCATGGCGCTGGGCATGCGTCTCGATAACGGGACCCATCTCTAA
- a CDS encoding gamma-carboxygeranoyl-CoA hydratase, whose translation MSEFQTIQLEIDPRGVATLWLDRAEKNNAFNAVVIGELLQAIDRVGSDPQVRLLVLRGRGRHFCGGADLAWMQQSVDLDYQGNLADAQRIAELMTHLYNLPKPTLAVVQGAVFGGGVGLVSCCDMAIGSDDATFCLSEVRIGLIPATIAPFVVKAIGQRAARRYSLTAERFDGRRASELGLLSESCPAAELESQAEAWIANLLQNSPRALVACKALYHEVEAAELSPALRRYTEAAIARIRISPEGQEGLRAFLEKRTPAWRNDA comes from the coding sequence ATGAGCGAATTCCAGACCATCCAGCTTGAGATCGACCCGCGCGGCGTAGCCACCCTGTGGCTGGACCGGGCGGAAAAGAACAACGCCTTCAATGCCGTCGTGATCGGCGAACTGTTGCAGGCCATCGATCGCGTCGGCAGCGACCCGCAGGTCCGCCTGCTGGTGCTGCGCGGCCGTGGCCGGCACTTCTGCGGCGGTGCCGACCTGGCCTGGATGCAGCAGTCGGTGGACCTCGACTACCAGGGCAACCTGGCCGACGCCCAGCGCATCGCCGAACTCATGACCCATCTCTACAACCTGCCCAAGCCGACCCTGGCGGTGGTCCAGGGCGCGGTGTTCGGCGGCGGGGTCGGCCTGGTCAGTTGCTGCGATATGGCCATCGGCAGCGACGACGCGACCTTCTGCCTGTCCGAGGTACGCATCGGCCTGATCCCGGCGACCATCGCCCCGTTCGTGGTCAAGGCCATCGGCCAGCGCGCCGCGCGGCGCTATTCGCTGACCGCCGAGCGCTTCGACGGACGCCGCGCCAGCGAACTGGGCCTGCTCAGCGAAAGCTGTCCCGCCGCCGAACTGGAAAGCCAGGCCGAGGCCTGGATCGCCAACCTGCTGCAAAACAGCCCGCGCGCCCTGGTCGCCTGCAAGGCGCTCTACCATGAGGTCGAGGCCGCCGAGCTGAGCCCGGCGCTGCGCCGCTACACCGAGGCGGCCATCGCCCGCATCCGCATCAGCCCGGAAGGCCAGGAAGGCCTGCGCGCCTTCCTGGAGAAACGCACGCCCGCCTGGAGAAACGACGCATGA
- the maiA gene encoding maleylacetoacetate isomerase yields MKLYTYYRSTSSYRVRIALALKGLDYQSLPVNLIRDGGEHRQPAYLALNPQGRVPALQVDEGELLIQSPAIIEYLEERYPHPALLSSDPLRRARERGVAALVGCDIHPLHNASVLNLLRQWGHDEEQVRQWIGHWVGQGLAAVEQLIGDQGWCFGDRPGLADVYLVPQLYAAERFGVALDAWPRIRRVADLAAAHPAFRQAHPANQPDTPAA; encoded by the coding sequence ATGAAGCTCTATACCTACTACCGTTCCACCTCCTCCTACCGGGTGCGCATCGCCCTGGCGCTGAAGGGGCTGGACTACCAGTCGCTGCCGGTCAACCTGATCCGCGACGGCGGCGAACACCGCCAACCCGCCTACCTGGCGCTCAACCCGCAGGGCCGCGTACCGGCCCTGCAGGTCGACGAGGGCGAGCTGCTGATCCAGTCGCCGGCGATCATCGAGTACCTCGAGGAGCGCTACCCGCACCCCGCCCTGCTCTCCAGCGATCCGCTGCGCCGCGCCCGCGAGCGCGGAGTCGCGGCGCTGGTCGGCTGCGACATCCACCCGTTGCACAACGCCAGCGTGCTCAACCTGCTGCGCCAGTGGGGACACGACGAAGAGCAGGTCCGGCAGTGGATCGGCCACTGGGTCGGCCAGGGTCTCGCCGCCGTCGAGCAACTGATCGGCGACCAGGGTTGGTGCTTCGGCGACCGGCCAGGCCTGGCCGACGTCTACCTGGTCCCGCAGCTCTACGCCGCCGAGCGCTTCGGCGTGGCGCTGGACGCCTGGCCACGGATCCGCCGGGTCGCCGACCTGGCCGCCGCCCATCCGGCGTTCCGCCAGGCCCATCCGGCCAACCAGCCGGACACCCCGGCCGCCTGA
- the liuE gene encoding bifunctional 3-hydroxy-3-isohexenylglutaryl-CoA lyase/hydroxymethylglutaryl-CoA lyase: MNLPKKVRLVEVGPRDGLQNEKQPIEVADKIRLVDDLSAAGLDYIEVGSFVSPKWVPQMAGSAEVFAGIRQRPGVTYAALAPNLKGFEAALESGVKEVAVFAAASEAFSQRNINCSIKDSLERFVPVLEAARQHQVRVRGYISCVLGCPYDGDVDPRQVAWVARELQQMGCYEVSLGDTIGVGTAGATRRLIEAVASEVPRERLAGHFHDTYGQALANIYASLLEGVAVFDSSVAGLGGCPYAKGATGNVASEDVLYLLNGLEIHTGVDMHALVDAGQRICAVLGKSNGSRAAKALLAKA, encoded by the coding sequence ATGAACCTGCCGAAGAAGGTCCGCCTGGTGGAGGTCGGTCCGCGCGACGGACTGCAGAACGAGAAACAGCCGATCGAGGTGGCCGACAAGATCCGCCTGGTCGATGACCTGAGCGCCGCCGGCCTGGACTACATCGAAGTGGGCAGCTTCGTCTCGCCCAAGTGGGTGCCGCAGATGGCCGGCTCGGCCGAGGTATTCGCCGGCATCCGCCAGCGTCCCGGCGTGACCTACGCGGCGCTGGCGCCGAACCTGAAAGGCTTCGAGGCGGCGCTGGAGTCGGGAGTGAAGGAAGTGGCGGTGTTCGCCGCCGCGTCGGAAGCCTTCTCCCAGCGCAACATCAACTGCTCGATCAAGGACAGCCTGGAGCGCTTCGTACCGGTGCTGGAGGCGGCGCGCCAGCACCAGGTGCGGGTGCGCGGCTACATTTCCTGCGTGCTCGGCTGTCCCTACGACGGCGATGTCGATCCGCGCCAGGTCGCCTGGGTCGCCCGCGAACTCCAGCAGATGGGCTGCTACGAAGTGTCCCTGGGCGACACCATCGGCGTCGGCACCGCCGGTGCCACCCGCCGGCTGATCGAGGCGGTGGCCAGCGAGGTTCCCCGCGAGCGCCTCGCCGGGCACTTCCACGACACCTACGGGCAGGCCCTGGCGAACATCTACGCCAGCCTGCTGGAAGGCGTCGCGGTATTCGACAGCTCGGTGGCCGGCCTCGGCGGTTGTCCCTACGCCAAGGGCGCCACCGGCAACGTCGCCAGCGAAGACGTCCTCTACCTGCTGAACGGCCTGGAGATCCATACCGGGGTCGACATGCACGCCCTGGTCGACGCCGGCCAGCGCATCTGCGCGGTGCTCGGCAAGAGCAACGGATCGCGAGCGGCGAAGGCGTTGCTGGCCAAGGCCTGA